From one Candidatus Peregrinibacteria bacterium genomic stretch:
- a CDS encoding DUF4956 domain-containing protein, with amino-acid sequence MEFLDLFAGSKTMLSGGEILFNFGFAFVLMLALALTYKSTHKGLSYSQSFVSAIVLIGLITTAAMMIIGSNVVSAVALLGAFSIIRFRTPVKDVRDISFIFLSLVVGMGVGTENHQIALITTVVMMIIVFIFHYTNFGSIRKYGYILTFNFDSKKGKDNAFKAVFDKYLRTKTLLHVNAVKDGHTLDFTFNVNLKNNNDSDKFVDELSKVIGIEDVDFLTAKNDIEY; translated from the coding sequence ATGGAATTTTTAGACTTGTTCGCAGGGTCAAAAACAATGCTTTCCGGGGGGGAAATACTATTCAATTTTGGGTTCGCATTTGTACTTATGCTCGCATTGGCACTTACATACAAATCAACACACAAAGGATTGTCTTATTCTCAATCATTCGTGAGTGCTATAGTTTTGATAGGACTAATCACTACCGCCGCAATGATGATAATTGGTAGTAATGTAGTGAGTGCAGTCGCTTTGCTCGGGGCATTTTCTATCATTAGATTTAGGACTCCGGTAAAGGATGTTCGCGATATAAGTTTTATATTTTTGAGTTTAGTTGTTGGTATGGGGGTTGGTACCGAAAATCATCAAATAGCACTTATAACTACAGTTGTGATGATGATTATCGTATTCATTTTTCATTACACAAATTTCGGATCAATTCGAAAGTATGGATATATACTTACTTTTAATTTTGATAGTAAAAAAGGAAAAGATAATGCATTCAAAGCGGTATTTGATAAATACCTCCGGACAAAAACTCTACTCCATGTAAATGCTGTGAAAGATGGGCATACACTTGATTTTACATTTAATGTGAATTTGAAAAACAATAATGATTCTGACAAATTTGTAGATGAATTGAGCAAGGTTATAGGAATAGAAGATGTAGACTTTCTTACAGCGAAGAACGACATAGAATACTAA
- a CDS encoding S-layer homology domain-containing protein produces MGSLRKLIASVSVFALIFTITGLNTIVNAAIDVPGSAYFFEAHTWAVAEGIVDDADYFRPSDNMNRAEMAKMVVEGLGVAMDTTGGPSFLDVSESEWYYDDVETGVANGLFSGYTDADGMATGYYGPGDYTTRAAVAKVLMLAYGFEMAECATTFSDVDYSAWYGPYMDSACHYGILTQGRPGDLVNRAEFVTMLNRAATYEPGDEVVDDDDEEDDEVVVVPPSSGTVMVSVAPSTPAANIIPADAASVTFATLAFTALGDDVTVNGVTLWRDGLGSTSDFSEVWLSVDGFKLGSERSLNSDGNAVVNLGRDYISIPEGQTVLVDVKASMGTSVGANRTNRLGTRTAADVDTNAASVSGSFGLYGNYMTTSSYTVGTVGFQRQGSATTVDVGDTQVIIGEFQIDNNSSSNEDFVLSTIDLEINGSANFDNIANAAIYYLGEKVSDTLSPIDDHLRFTFLDGGYLLGDGDNEKFQVKADIVGGDDADTIYLQLSEDNDFTVFVATTAYNYAVDVARTSPTTGVLRTYTIDAGALTLARHTSSPSATEITDDIDGVTFLVAQVTVQQDVKVKATRVYLDADIDTLANGTTAAVECSGSGTTATIDSSTSVDSTTEETLTTTIAAKIDDVKVWDGARLAAGGANTLADVGTVAFASGVCGVANAYYTFSDNYDLDAGLHLLSVTADVSSYASAAETFSLSLDNTPSGWLSAEYIVSGDDVATGDINGSATGSIFTVEASTLTLSRQDGYPTDSTSGNPANDGNDIVKGSTDIVLLTFKAENNNAGDVTITDMDITEQYASTNVDGALVTGLGIYESGTDNLVVSALKDLGSAASTVSSSIAQFDGINYVVPSGGFALFDVRGSISTSWDVATDLDLFLTGFAADDVNNNSATIVYPDYASGSTTADLLAFASFDVNDSANLTIAFDARVDSDYTDLQVPTGQCTDGSCAALVAQLEFHPTFDDVILKKLVLNNDDNTTDYSQRFGTFFLVDEATGDVIDTGSLSDDGTNDGTVTFNGFSYRLPKDAYYNLNVLAEINSITYVSQTGASLNLFLYDSATTDTTTAARLQVTSEATGTDLDVTDTDILTNSADDTDAYQQTHIARKTVPYVTYNNDELLSTSVSSNETGKPVYKFTISADDAGDIEWTQLTFNAVESDGTATGISTSNFLLYVEGQSSALNSAASLASGEVVIDATQVQSVPAGDSVTYVLKTDIAITGTASQALSIELTAEDDDDVFTNTETTLGAGTICASETETCDFVWSDRSAQSHTTSTADWTTGYQVDDFDIDIVNITFQGY; encoded by the coding sequence ATGGGTTCACTACGCAAACTTATTGCTAGCGTTAGTGTTTTCGCCTTGATCTTCACGATCACGGGACTGAACACTATTGTAAACGCGGCGATAGATGTTCCGGGTAGCGCTTACTTTTTTGAAGCACATACTTGGGCAGTGGCAGAAGGCATCGTTGATGATGCGGACTATTTCCGTCCTTCGGACAACATGAACAGAGCTGAGATGGCCAAAATGGTCGTTGAAGGTCTAGGTGTTGCTATGGACACAACAGGAGGTCCATCTTTCTTGGACGTTTCTGAGAGTGAGTGGTACTACGACGACGTAGAAACTGGTGTCGCTAACGGTCTGTTCTCTGGTTATACAGATGCGGACGGTATGGCTACTGGTTACTATGGTCCCGGTGACTACACAACTCGTGCAGCAGTCGCTAAAGTTCTTATGCTTGCATACGGATTTGAAATGGCTGAATGTGCAACTACATTCTCCGATGTAGACTACAGTGCATGGTACGGTCCATACATGGACTCCGCTTGTCACTACGGTATCCTTACACAAGGACGACCCGGTGATCTGGTAAACCGTGCTGAGTTCGTTACTATGCTTAACCGCGCGGCTACTTATGAGCCGGGTGACGAAGTTGTAGACGATGATGATGAGGAAGATGATGAAGTGGTAGTTGTACCACCATCAAGCGGAACCGTTATGGTTTCGGTAGCTCCATCTACTCCGGCAGCAAATATTATTCCTGCTGACGCTGCTTCCGTTACATTCGCAACTCTTGCATTTACTGCACTTGGAGACGACGTAACTGTAAACGGTGTTACTCTATGGAGAGACGGTCTGGGTTCTACTAGCGACTTCTCTGAAGTATGGCTTTCTGTAGACGGATTCAAGCTTGGTTCTGAAAGATCTCTAAACTCTGATGGTAATGCGGTTGTAAATCTTGGAAGAGATTACATCAGCATCCCTGAGGGACAAACTGTACTTGTAGATGTTAAGGCATCTATGGGAACTTCAGTTGGAGCTAACAGAACTAACAGACTTGGTACACGTACAGCAGCTGATGTTGATACAAACGCAGCTTCTGTTTCCGGAAGCTTCGGACTCTACGGTAATTACATGACTACTTCTTCATACACTGTTGGTACGGTTGGATTCCAACGTCAAGGATCAGCTACAACTGTTGACGTAGGAGATACTCAAGTTATTATCGGTGAATTCCAAATTGACAACAACAGTTCAAGTAACGAAGATTTCGTTCTTTCTACTATCGACCTTGAAATCAATGGTTCCGCTAACTTCGACAATATTGCGAACGCAGCAATTTACTACCTTGGTGAAAAGGTTTCTGACACACTTTCTCCTATTGACGATCATTTGAGATTCACATTCCTTGATGGAGGTTACCTTCTAGGGGATGGAGACAACGAGAAATTCCAAGTGAAAGCTGATATCGTAGGTGGTGACGACGCTGACACTATTTATCTTCAATTAAGTGAAGATAATGACTTTACGGTTTTCGTTGCAACTACCGCTTACAACTACGCTGTTGATGTAGCTAGAACTAGCCCAACAACAGGAGTACTTCGAACTTATACAATAGACGCAGGTGCACTTACACTTGCTCGTCATACATCCAGTCCATCTGCAACTGAAATTACAGATGATATCGATGGTGTAACATTCTTAGTTGCTCAAGTAACTGTTCAACAAGACGTTAAGGTAAAAGCTACCAGAGTTTATCTGGATGCTGATATCGACACTCTTGCTAACGGTACTACGGCTGCAGTCGAATGTAGCGGCTCAGGAACCACTGCAACTATCGATAGTAGTACTAGCGTCGATAGTACTACTGAAGAAACTCTTACTACAACAATCGCAGCTAAGATCGATGATGTTAAAGTTTGGGATGGTGCTCGTCTTGCAGCAGGTGGAGCTAACACTCTAGCTGATGTAGGTACTGTAGCATTCGCTTCCGGTGTCTGTGGAGTTGCTAACGCTTACTACACATTCAGTGATAACTATGACCTGGACGCCGGTCTTCACTTATTATCTGTAACAGCTGACGTAAGTTCTTACGCATCTGCCGCTGAAACATTCTCTCTTTCACTTGATAACACTCCATCAGGATGGTTATCAGCTGAATACATTGTTTCCGGTGATGACGTAGCGACTGGAGATATAAATGGTTCCGCTACAGGTTCTATATTTACAGTTGAAGCATCTACTCTTACTCTTTCTCGTCAAGATGGTTACCCTACCGACAGCACTTCGGGTAATCCTGCCAATGACGGCAATGACATAGTTAAAGGTTCTACCGATATAGTGCTACTAACGTTCAAGGCTGAGAACAACAACGCCGGAGACGTTACAATCACTGACATGGACATTACTGAGCAATACGCTTCTACAAACGTAGACGGAGCTCTAGTTACCGGTCTTGGTATCTACGAATCAGGAACTGACAACCTAGTTGTTAGTGCGCTTAAAGATCTTGGATCAGCCGCTTCAACGGTGAGTAGCAGTATCGCTCAATTCGACGGTATCAACTACGTTGTTCCAAGTGGTGGATTCGCATTGTTTGACGTTAGAGGTTCAATTTCTACTTCATGGGATGTTGCGACAGATCTTGATCTATTCTTGACTGGATTCGCAGCTGATGACGTAAACAATAACTCAGCAACTATCGTATACCCAGATTACGCTTCCGGTTCTACTACTGCTGACCTGTTGGCATTCGCATCATTTGATGTAAATGACAGTGCCAATCTTACAATCGCATTTGATGCACGTGTTGACAGTGATTACACTGATCTTCAAGTTCCAACAGGACAATGTACGGACGGTTCATGTGCTGCTCTTGTAGCTCAACTTGAATTCCATCCAACATTTGATGATGTCATTCTTAAGAAGTTAGTTCTTAATAACGATGACAATACTACTGACTACTCTCAAAGATTTGGAACATTCTTCCTGGTTGATGAGGCTACAGGTGACGTTATCGACACTGGTTCTCTAAGTGATGATGGTACAAACGATGGTACGGTAACATTCAATGGATTCTCTTACAGACTTCCAAAGGATGCTTACTACAACCTAAATGTACTTGCTGAAATCAATAGCATTACTTATGTGTCACAAACAGGAGCATCTTTGAATTTGTTCTTGTACGATTCAGCTACGACCGACACTACTACAGCTGCTCGTCTACAAGTAACTTCTGAAGCTACCGGTACAGATTTGGACGTTACAGATACGGACATTCTTACTAATAGCGCCGATGATACTGATGCTTACCAACAAACTCATATTGCACGTAAAACAGTTCCTTACGTTACGTACAACAATGATGAGTTGTTATCTACTTCTGTATCAAGTAACGAAACAGGTAAACCTGTGTACAAATTCACTATCTCTGCAGATGATGCGGGAGATATAGAATGGACACAGCTTACATTTAATGCAGTTGAATCTGACGGTACCGCAACAGGTATCTCTACAAGCAACTTCCTACTTTACGTAGAGGGTCAGTCTTCAGCTCTTAATAGTGCCGCTAGTCTTGCTTCCGGCGAAGTGGTTATTGACGCGACTCAAGTTCAGTCAGTACCTGCCGGAGACTCTGTTACTTATGTACTTAAGACAGATATAGCGATCACTGGTACAGCTTCTCAAGCTCTATCAATTGAATTGACTGCTGAGGATGACGATGACGTGTTTACAAACACAGAAACTACTCTTGGAGCAGGTACTATATGTGCTTCAGAGACTGAAACTTGTGATTTCGTATGGTCTGATAGATCAGCTCAGTCTCATACAACCTCTACTGCTGACTGGACAACCGGATACCAAGTTGACGATTTCGATATCGATATTGTTAACATTACTTTCCAAGGTTATTAA